The sequence gaaacacaaaccaatggaacaagatagaaagcccagaaataaacccatgcacctatgggtaccctatttttgacaaaggaggaatggggcaaagacagcctctttaataaatggtgttgggaaaactggacagctgcatgtaaaagaatgaaattagaacacttcctaacaccaaacacaaagataaactcaaaatggattaaaggcctaaatgtaagaccagaaactataaaactcttggaggaaaacatagggagaacactcaatgacataaatcaagcaAGATGTCTTGatatgactcacctcctagagtaatggaaatagaaacaaaagtaaacaaatgggcctgattaagcttaaaagcttttgcatggcaaaggaaactataagcaaggtgaaaagacagctatcagaatgggagaaaataattacaaatgaaacaactgacaaaggattaatttccaaaatatataagcagtttatacaactcaatgccagaaaaacaaacaatcaaaacGTGGAAAACgtacttaaacagacatttctccaaagaagacatacagatggctagcaaacgcatggaaagatgctcaacatcactcattgttacagaaatgaaaatcaaaactacaatgagatatcacctcacactggtccaaatggccatcattaaaaagtctacaaacatgctggagagggtgtggagaaaagggaatgctcttgcactgttggtgggaatgtaaattgatacagcctctatggaagacggtatggagattccttaaaaaactaggaataaaaccaccttatgacccagcaatcccacttctaggcatacaccctgaggaaaccaaaatttaaaaagacacatgtatcccattgttcattgcagcactatttataatagctagaacgtggaagcaacctagatgtccattgacagatgattgGATGaataagttgtggtacatatacacagtggaatattacacagccataaaaaggaatacatctgagtcagttctgatgaggtggatgaacctagaacctattatacagagtaaagtgagtcagaaagagaaagatacattttatattgtaacacatatatatggaatctagaaaaatggtactgaagtattttttttacaggccaacaatggagaaacagacatagagaatagacttatggacatggggagaggggaggagagggtgagatgcatggaaagagtaacatggaaacttactttaccatatgtaaaatagatagccagtgggaatttgctgtatgcctcaggggttctgtatcaacctatAGGGGTGGAATGGGCTGGGaaatgggagagaggttcaaaagggaggagatatatgtatacctaaggctgattcatgttgagaatACAATaaaattctctaaagcaattgtccttcaataaaagaaataaattaaaaaatataaaacaagggAAAATTTGCTGGAtatcaaaggaagaagaaagcttATTAAAATGAGCTACAAGTTAAGATAGAAAGGTTGaagtcaaagaaatggaaagttaagaaaataaaagtagcaaGTTCTGCTTTCGTAGTCTGATCAAACAGTCACAATATTTGACTCCGAGGCTTTGACCTCTTCAATCTTGGGTATTTCTTCGTTTTTACAACAATTGGCCTTTATATATTTCCCTTCACAAACAATGCTTTCAGAGCCCTCTTCATGTCTTTATTCCTCAGGCTGTAGATGGAGGGGTTCAGCATGGGTGTGATGACTGTGTACATCACCGAGGCTGTTGCACTTGAGTGTGCATTGTGGGTAGCTGCAGAGCTAAGGTACACTCCAAGCATCGTACAATAAAATAAGGAGACAATGGTGAGGTGAGACACACAGGtggaaaatgctttatatttCCCCTGAGCAGATGAGATTCTGCATATAGAGGAAACTATTTTAGAATATGAACAAAGGATACCAAAGAAGGGACCACCACACAGCAGGACAGCTGCAAAATACATCACTGTGTTATTAAGAAATGTGTCAGAACAGGCAAGTTGGACCATATGATTGAGTTCACAGAAAAAGTGGGGAATTTCAATGTTTGTGCAGAAGGACAGTCGCAACAACATTAAGCTTTGTAACAAAGAATTCAGGACACTTATGATCCAAGATATCAGCACCAGTAGTCCACAGAGCTGGGGGTTCATGATGACTGTGTAGTGGAGAGGTTGACAAATGGCCAcaaagcggtcataggccatcacggTCAGGAGGACGATGTCCAACACTGCAAAGAggatgagaaaataaatctgtgtgATGCATTCTTTATAGCTGATAACTTTGCTTTGTGTCCAGATATTCCATAGCATCTTtgggatggtggtggaggtgaaacAGATGTCCACAAAGGAcaggttggagaggaagaagtacatgggtgtGTGCAGGTGGGCATCTGAAGTGATGGCCAAGATGATGAGCAGGTTTCCAAACATAGTGATCAAGTACGTGGAGAGGAAAAGCCCAAATATGAGGGGCTGTACTTTTACTTTCTCTgaaagtcccagaaggagaaattCTAGAAGTTGCGTATCATTGTCTGGTTCCATGCAGGAAGGTGACTTCTGGAAAAGAAAGGCTATAACATGGCTAATTTTCACACAGACTTGTATTACTTACATATTCAAAATGGTGcttcaaatttatattttgttgtcaaatattaatttgatattttgtgtattttgtatAACCCCATGGAAGGTATCTTTGTGCCCCACATAATGTGGAATTTTTTTCCCAACTAGCTTTTACCATAAGGGTCATGAGTTTTGCACTTTTAATGAGAATTTCATAATGTAATTCAAGAATCTAATACAAAGTCTATCGTTTTTAAGCACTGTCTAGGCAATGAGTAAAAGGTGCTAAAAAGCAAAAGTCCCCAAAGTCTCATTTCAATGATAGAGAATGAATatatggtgggaatgtaagttgatatagccactatggaaaacagtgtagagATGCCttaaaagaaactggaaataaaactaccatatgactccaCAATCCCACAACTGTGTATATAACCTGAGAAAGCTATAAATCAAAACAACACATGTACCCGAATGTctattgcagcagtatttacagtagccaagacatggaagcaacctagatgtccatggacagatgaatggataaagaagttgtggtatatttacacaatggaatatcattcagccataaaaaggaactaaTTTATGTCAACTGAAGGGTGGTGGACaaatctagagcctgttatatagagtgaagtaagtcagaaggagaaaaataaatattgcacattaatgcatatatatggaatctagaaaaatgatacagatgaacctatctgaGGTGTAGAAATAGAGATGcatatgtagagaatggacttgtgaacaCATCAGGGGAAGCAGGGGGACGAATTGAGAAAATAACATTGACATCTATATACTATCATGTGTAGAATcgatagctagtgagaagctgctaCATAACATAGGGAGTCCTGCCTTGTGCtcggtgatgacctagaggggtgggatggggtggggtgagagggaggctcaagaaggaggtgaTACATGTATACTACTGGCTGATTCACAttattgtatagcagaaaccagcacaacatcaTAAAGTAATTactatcctccaactaaaaataaattgaaaaaatgaatcaggacataaaaaaagagaatgacTAAATAGACTGTAAAATTATATATCATCCTATGGTGACAGATTCTGTGATGAAACTAACAACAGGCACAAAGGAGAGATTGGGTCTATGTGGGGACATGTGTGCCCAGCAGAAGGGATGGCCAGGGCAAAGGCCTTAAAGAAGGTGCTTGTTTCCTGTGCtcaactgaaaaaaagagaagcagtgTTACAAGTGAATGAACCTGAAAGGCTGAGGAGAGTTGGTGTCCCACATGTTGAGGAGGGAGGTGGTCTCTCTGCCACTGCTGATACCCCAAGGTGCAGGCATTTCCTGTTCCATACTACAACTTGCATTTTATTCATCTTGTTGCTAAAGGGTCCCCAGGGGACtcctctggtgatccagtggctaagactcttgcttacaatgcagggggccagggtttgatccctgcttagggaactagatcccacatgagaCGACTAAGAGTTCACATTCCACAATTAAAGATCTCATAGGCTGCAATGAAGATTCTGCACAGCCAagtcaatcaatcaatcagtcaatattttaaaaaagaaagagctcCCCTCCTTAGTACCTCCTCTGTTTGAATTCTGGTCCCAGGACTCTGAGAATTATCTTGGAATGTAAGAGTCCTTGTACTCTTGTTCTGAAGACTGGTCACACTCCAcaagtgtctctctctctctctcacacacacacaatggcctccagcactgcagtatttccatgtctttctcAGCCACAGCCTTTCTGATTACACTTTGTTGTTGATTttcagttgctgagtcctgtctgactctttgcaaccccatagactgcagcatgccaggctccctgtccttcgcaatctcctagagtttgctcaaattcatatccattgagttggtgatgttatctagccatctcattctctggtgccctcttctcattttgccttcaaattttcctggcatcagggtcttttccaataattgGATCTTCAAGTCTTCaagtagctaaagtattggagcttcagcttcagcaatagtccttccagtgtatatgcagtgttgatttcctttcctaattgcactcagttcagttcagttgctcagtcatgtccgactctttgtgaccccatgaatctcagcatgctaggccttcttgtccatcaccaactcctggagttcactcaaactcatgtccattgagttggtgatgccatccagccaccttatcctctgtcatccttctcctccttcccccaatccctcccagcatcaaagtcttttccaatgagtcagctctttgcatgaggtggccaaagtattggagtttcagcttcagcatcactccttctaatgaaaacccaggactgatctcctttaggatggactggttgaatctccttgcagtccaagggactctcaagagtctttctccaacaccacagttcaaaagcatcaattcttcagcactcagctttcttcacagtccaactctcacatccatatatgaccactggaaaaaccatagccttgactagacagacctttgctggcaaagtaatgcctctgcttttgaatatgctatctaggttggtcataactttccttccaaggagtaagcgtcttttaatttcatggctgcagtcaccatctgcagtgattttggagccctctaaaataaagtctgacactgtttccactgtttccccatctatttcccatgaagtgatgggaccagatgccatgatattagttttctgagtgttgagctttgcACTAGGAATGCATAAAACCCAAACTGGCCCAATCAGTGATCTTTCCCCTGTAGAATGCAGAAATGGTCCTCAGATATTCCAATTCTTCCACTTCCCATGGACATATAAACCTGGGACTCCATACTGATAGAGCCatttttggttgatttttttaaagcaaaaaataatctGTTCAAttaacagaaagagagaaaaaataaagtgggTCAGGAGGAAAAGAACTAATAAGCTCAGCTGGTCCCAGAGAGATTGTGAGGAAGAATAATGTCCCTTGGTTCTGGCAGCATTTCAACTGTGATTACATTCCCTTGATgcccaaagaaaataataagagaacaacaacaacaacaaaaaacttgtcTAAAAGACAGAAGTAGTGATTTTCTTTAATGGTGTCAAGCACCTTACATACGGTACATTCtccaaaaaaatgaacaaaggggTAAACCAACATTTCCCCAGAGAAAATGCATACAGTATAACAAAAGTTGGACATTGTTAGTATGATGCAGTAGATTTACCTTTGCTGTGCCTATTTCATAATTATTTGAccaattaggttttttttttttaagattttttgatgtgaaccatttttaaggtctttactgaatttgttacaatattgcttcttttttaaaaatatattttagttttttggccatcAGGCATGTGGAGTCATAGCAATgggaaccagggatcgaacctacaccccctgcattggaaggtgaattcttaatcactggaccaccagggaagtccctgaccatACAGTTTTTGTATGGCCCAATAATGGATGAGAGTAGCCCCTTTCTCAATTTTCTCATGTGGTATCTTTCTTTTACCATTCCCGTTCTGTAATATTTCATCCCTTTTTTGAGAATCTCAGTGGGCACATTCTAATAATGATTCTGGACTTCATCCAACATGCAGAGGCTGCCCTGAGGCATGTTCTATAAGTCCTCTCCCCACTATGACAGTTCTGCTCCCTCATACTTCATACAAAAGAAACGTACTGCATCCACGCTCTGTGTAGGGGTAGCCAATACATTTTAGATGAACATCTAGAAAGCGACATATTCAATTTGCAGGGGGGCAAAACCATCCAATAAAACAAGAAATTCAAAACTAAGAATAtagatatatttcaataaagtaaaACCTTTTATGGCCAAAAATGTCCTCCAAAAGACAATTGAAAATCTATGATCTGTAGAAATTTTTTGAAATGCCAAAAACTGTAGAAAAATAGGTAATTATTATATAGGCCATTGCAGGAGTTGgaagtttgattcttgggttgggaagatcccctggagcaggaaatggaaacccactctagtgttcttgcctgggaaatcttatggacagaggagcctggagggctatggtccatgggatcacaaaagagttggacatgacttagccatgaaacaataacaacataaTAATAGGCAGATCAAAATGGTGATCAAATATGTAAAGTGTGATGAATCTGAGCTATAGCTTAAGAAACAAAGAAGTGTCTTTCACACCCATCAGCCTCACgtcggtgggggcggggggagggaacCCTTAAAGAACTGTTACGTTGATTGTGATTAGATCTTTTAAActggcagcaaaagcagttctctAATTTTGCTGTTAGAAACATAAAATGTTACAAGATTGGAAAGAAACCTGAAGACAactataggttcagttcagtcactcagtcgtgtccgactctttgcgaccccatgaaccgcagcacaccaggcctccaagtccatcaccaactcctggagtctacccaaacccatgtccatcgagtcagtgatggcatccaaccgtcatcctctgtcatcgccttctcctcctgccctcaatctttcccagcatcatggtcttttcaaatgagtcagctcttcgcatcaggtggccaaagtattggagcttcagcttcaacatcagtgcttccaatgaacacccaggaccgatctccttcaggatggactggttggatcgccttgcagtccaagggactctcaaggcaaCTAAAAATATTGCAATAAATGTTGTTTTTTAACTCAGGCTTTCTCAACCCCAAGTGCTGTGAATATTCTGGGCCAAATCATTCTCTACTGTGCTCTGTCCTGCACGTTGAAAGATGTTTACAGCATCCATGATATCCACTCACCCCTCTCCAGTGTGACAGCTAAAAATGTCCTTGGACATTGTTCAATGTGTCTCCCAGGGAAAAATCTAATCCCCTGACTAGAAGCACAGTTTTAAATTAGCAATCTCAACATATTTTTCTAGCACTGACATAACAGCAATTTAATGATAAAGAATGTGAAAGATGGTCAAAGGTGTAAATAGCACTCTTGTATTGTGAAATATGTAAtcacagaaataaacacattaattaatcaaacaaaggaacaaagacAGCAGTCTCTTGCTTCTGGGCTGAGTTGAGTTGGCTTCCATTCTCTCTGACCATCTCATGCACCATCATCTATGTTGTTGGACTCACCTGGATGGGAACTCTGAGAGGAAGGTCTCCGAGGAGGAGTCTGAACCCCTCCCTGGATGGTTAATGATGGAGATTAAGGTTCTGTCCCCAGACTAGCAGCAGGATAGAGTGAAGCTACAGCCCTCCAGCCAGGATTAGGACtcaaatcaaacaaaacaaaataaaggccCTTCTAGGCAAGGTTTGCAAACACTGAGAGATTTCAGATGTGGAGATATTTATAGCTTCCTGTATCTGCTCATTAAGCACACTTCTCTTATGTTATTTCAGCCTCTAAGTACATAATTCCCCTGTGGAAAGCTCTTCTGGAAGAAAGGaaatttttcttaatgattttctGGTCACAAGAGGCCAGTGTAGAAGTCAATTGAatccagttttgttttcttctttttactccTTCTCCATTAAATTGCCCCCCTTTAATATCTCTAAATCTCTTGGCATCTTATCTCAACTCTCAATTAGAATGTTCTCCCAAGTCAAAGACTGAGGAACCTGTCTGGAttgggtctcttgtgtcttcaAAACTTTGATTTATGATGGGGACTCAGACTCTGAACCTCcagaaaatttctgtttttttcaacAGGGGGAGGAACTGAGTTCTTTTGTTAGTGAACCTTGGGCACTACATACAAgcctccccacctccagcctccagagccagGCAATTGAGGATGGTTCCTTGTGCAGTAGCTACAAAATCCAGGCCATTGGATGTAAAAACTGGGGCACCAGACACATGTGAGAATTCTACTCCAAGGCATACTGGGAGTCTGGGACATGGTAGAGAGAGAGCATGAAGATAATACCCACCTCTCAAGGTAACTGAAAACGTTTATAGTCAGCCTATGTTCTTGTATTGTAAAGTcgttaaattgtgtctgactcttgcaaccccctggactataacctgccaggctcttctgtccatgggatttcccaggcaagaatactggagtgggctgccatttccttctccagggtatcttcccagactagggattgaacccatgttgcgctggcaggtgaattctttgccactgaaccaccagggaagcctgtaggtATGTGTTAAATGAGAAGCCTGTCTCTAAGGCTGCAGCTACAATTGATGATAATATTGTAAGCTTATTTCACAGAAAGATTGAGTATCTGGGTCTGTTATCTCCCGTGTCCTGAAAGTGGTAGCAGTTTAAGAGCTCTTCCTCCCTTGGTTATAGTCCTGCAGTTCTTGAGAGTATAAGCTCCACTGTCTTCCTGGGATGTAAGGTTGTCCCAGGAAGCAGCTGAAAAAATCAGGAGGCCAGACAAGGCTATAAGCTCACTATCAAGTTGAAACAGAGCAGAGGCAGAGCACAAAGACTTATCCACCAGGCTCATCTCTGTTTCCTGAGATCATAGCCACAGACCTCTAGGAGCACACCAGAACAGAAGCCTGCCCCTCAGGCCAAAGCTCCTGGACCAGCAAGAGGAGGCCTCTATTCCAGAAAGGCTGGAGTGTGATTCAGTCTGCTACCCGTGCAATGTCCTAGAGGTGGTAGGCTGTCAAGAACTGTCTTTTTGATTTTGCAATCCAGTCAGACCTTGGAATACAAGTACCCTGGCCCAAAGAATGTCCTCTGGAGTGCTGCCAGAGAAACTGGGATGCtgcacataaagaaaaaaaatcacagaggatCAGACGTGTGCAAAATCTCCCTTCTAGGAGATAATTGTAGTGTGGAGATTGATAAAGGATGAGCCAAGAAATTATATCTGCTGACTTTAGTGATGCAGAATGACAGTGTGAGGTGACTCCCACCAATGCCTCCATGCCAAGAGAGAATTTCAACAGGCTTCTGCCCTCTTGGTGGATGTATTTAGATTAGCAACTCAATAtcccccaggtggctcagtggtaaagaatctgtctgccaatgcactagacacgagtttgatacctgggtggggaagatcccttggagcaggaaatggcaacccactccagtattcttgcttgggaaatcccatgtacaaaggaactagtgggctacagtccattggatcgtgaagagttgaacacaacgaCTAAATAAACAGCAATAGTCCCTCACTTTTCAAACTTTTGCTTCAGCAGTGAGCATTGAGTTTATGTGGTGATTGAGTCTATGTGTGAGCCTTTTAAAAGCAGTGTCTCCATTTGCTATGTCACTTTGCATCTCATAGACATAAATCCTGATGGTTTTCAAAGATAGGTATTTTGGCGGCTCATCTCCCACATGCAGGTCTTAAGAGTTGGGGTCTTAATATTAAGAGCAGGTCTCAATATAGGCTATGAACATTTTAATTCTCAAGAAGAGGCTCCAGGTTTGTAAAACCCCTTCTGAATTTGGGTTGCTGCATCAGGGTTGGGGGTTTTGGCAAAAGATCATCTCAGTCTCTCCTATCTGCCTCAATGTGGTCTTTTCTCATTTGATAGAAAGGAATATTTCAGCTAGTTTTCAGGTCTTTATCAGAGGGACTTGATCCACGTGTAGCTGTAGATTCAGCATATCCATGGGAGGAGTGAATTCAGCATCTTCCTATATCACCATCCTGGACCAGTCCCTCTATGGTTCACTTTAAATCTATGCTTAACTTTctacagtctttttttaaaatttttattggaatataattgctttacaatgttatgtcaatttttgctgtacaacaaagtgaatcagctatatgtatacatatattcctaccctcttgagtctccttcccaccccatcccctatctcaggtcatcacagagcaccctgagctgagctccctgtgttatacaacagTTTCCTGCCAGCTATCTATTTTAGTCATGgtggtatatatatgtcaatgccactCTCTCAGTTTGTTCCccctattttttcttctttgtgttcacaagtctattctctacatTTAAATCTCTATTCTTCCCCCACAAatggttcatcagcaccatccatttttctagactctgtatgtgtgcattaatatatgatatttatttttctggcttacttcactctgtatggtaagctctaggttcatcgaTATCACTAcaactgattcaatttcattcctttttatggttgagtaatattccattgtatatatgtactacatcttctttatccactcatctgttgatggacatctaggttgcttccatatcataTCAttgatattgtaaatagtgctgcagtgaacattggggtacatgtgcttgaattatctctttgaattatggttttctcaataTATATGCTCCATAGTGTATCCTCTCCAACTTTCTCTCAAGCTTTCTTTCTATATAAAACATAGAACCACAAATGCATTTCTGTGTGTACATAGATAGGTATGCTTATGCTCATTTGAaagataaatttatataaataaatacacacatgtttatatttgaacattttcttaGGATTCCACAAAAATACATCCACTTACATAATTAATTTCTTGAAATCTTCCTCTGAAGTTATGTTTATTATCCCACGTTACCTACATAGATAATGATTTAGACTCAGGGAGATTAAcatatttaaatacttttaaaagcctTTAAAGTTATTGTGCACTGTCATGAATTATGTGCAAATGGAAATATACAGTATGCATTGTAAATTTGGTACAgatcattttatttatcatttcaaaatatgCAGTATATGGTATGCAATTATTTTCCAATACATCACTTTGAAGTCTAAAGGTACATGGATCAGAGTAAGATCTAGAGCACagatagctgattcacactgagCAGTGATGGGAGATATCTCCTTACCCAGGTGAAAAGAAAAGTGTCATATATGGGTATAGAAATAGAAGTAAATTAAAGCAATTCACTCTTGGTACTCTCTTGGTAAAATTGAAGATAAAACCAGAGAAATAAACTGATCACATTGGGTCAAGTGAaaaaggtatcatctcacacattGTATCATGGATAAACCTAAGAAAAGCAATGTAGAGACTCACAACTGAGTTTACACTCATTAGGAGATCAGCAGAGCTCAGAACAACTCTCTACCTTATAATCTCATCTGGTAACAAAGGCAGTATATTATAGCATTAGGTTTAGGATggcttgttatgcagcaatatCTAACTGATACAATAATCAAAGTGAACAGAATGAGGAGAGTTATAGTTGCTCCTGATTATTCTTGTCATTTGTTCTTGTATTTCAGGATAGCTTTTATGGTTACTCtgtcatttcagttcatttcagataACTGTAATTGAAATCTCTCACTGGGGTTCATTTCTCAGTAACCAGAAGAGGTTGAAAGGACATGCATGTCTATGTAGGAAAAAAAACTGGTACCCTGATTCACATGACTGGACAGCAATTCAAGATGTCTGTTGAGCCACTCTTTGATCATAAAATGTGAATAGAATCATGAGTATAACAGAGTTATGGAGGATAATGACAGTGATCATTCACCATCCTTCTTGGGTTATGACAAAATGCAGTGGAGATACAGTTCCATTAAGTCAATGACATGAGTCATATTACAGGTAGCACTGAAAGTTTTCAAGCAGAAATAGGAAGACaattgaataaaaaaagaaaaatgttaatcaATCTTTCATTAATATGTATAAACCTCCCCTTAACACATGGACACCAATCCTCCATTCTCCAATGAGTAGATATACAGTatggaaaatgaatatttttcaaagaaatacaatGTATGAATTACAATTTTGCTTCATCATGTTGaagttcccttggactgcaaggagatcaaaccagttaatcctaaaacaagtcagtcctgaatattcattggaaggactgatgctgaagctgcaactccaatactttggccatctgatgtgaaaagctgactcattgaaagagagcctgatgctgggaaagattgaaggcaggaggagaaggggatgacagagagtaagatggttggatggacatgagtttgagcaagctctgggagttgatgatggacagggaagcctggcgtgctgcagtccatggggttgcaaagagttggacacaactgagcaactgaactgaaatattgatGCTCATCTGTGATTTTAAAGTCATATTAGGTCAAtctgtttattaaaatatgtCTTTCAGTGGGAACTCCTTCTCAGACATGTATCTGATAATCATGTTGACAGTGGCCATTGTGGGCAATACGGATGCTAAGAACAGGATCCAAATGAGGAGAATAAAAATCAATGACTTGTCACAAATCATAGTGGTATGTTACAGTCTCAAGGGGGAGAAAAGGCAGTTAAGATAGTGATGTACATGAGAATATTGGATATAAAGGTGAAAATAATGTCTCAGGTTTTCCTCTGttataaaattacataaattgTCTGCATGATCAAGCAGATGTTTTTTGGTAGGAAGACTACAACTCATGACACTTCTTTtagagaaacagaataaaaatatctgGTAAGACAAAAGTCATTTTGGGGccttcccaggttgcactaggggtaaagaatgtgcctgccaatgcagatgaaa is a genomic window of Ovis canadensis isolate MfBH-ARS-UI-01 breed Bighorn chromosome 5, ARS-UI_OviCan_v2, whole genome shotgun sequence containing:
- the LOC138441675 gene encoding olfactory receptor 7A17-like, coding for MEPDNDTQLLEFLLLGLSEKVKVQPLIFGLFLSTYLITMFGNLLIILAITSDAHLHTPMYFFLSNLSFVDICFTSTTIPKMLWNIWTQSKVISYKECITQIYFLILFAVLDIVLLTVMAYDRFVAICQPLHYTVIMNPQLCGLLVLISWIISVLNSLLQSLMLLRLSFCTNIEIPHFFCELNHMVQLACSDTFLNNTVMYFAAVLLCGGPFFGILCSYSKIVSSICRISSAQGKYKAFSTCVSHLTIVSLFYCTMLGVYLSSAATHNAHSSATASVMYTVITPMLNPSIYSLRNKDMKRALKALFVKGNI